caatttatataaaaaaaacacacctaaatatcttttataccATTAGAGTATTGCTTGTGACGTAGATGGTGGTGGATTAGTTGGTAACGCAGGCACAGGGCCGTCTATCCAATGAATGAGCGAGTGCTCACTCTTTTGGGTACTCTGGAAATGGTCCTTTAAGAGAGTTTGAGAGAATGTGcagtgcatttgatacgcttCGGTCTCACGAGACTGTTCATTACACATTCTATATAAATCtgcaatatttcaattatatacaataaatagctaattaataaaataattatttattttttgtatctaCATTTTCGTATCTATACAAACCTTTTAAAATGGCAGTAGCCCACAATTGTACATGTACATCAGGTATTTTAGAAGCTAATTGCATCGCAGGTGTGACCATATTCATTGATTCTCTACTATTTCCCAATGAAAGAAATATGTGTCCGAGAAGCACAAGACTACAGGAAGTGAGTCTGTTCAAGTCTTCTGAATTTGCCATTTTTAAAGTCTCTCTAAGATATCGcctaaaaatcatatttatatatttataatatattcgaactgttttatacacatttttaggaacttttaacattactaactaaaaatcaaattatccTATCTTTTAcatctctttatttttctttaaataaattaaacttatttagggaaatttgtcatttatattaaaatatgagattaaatatttaaaaaatcttacataCTTTGCTTCATTGTATCTAGCCCCAAAGAAAGCTTGAAGTCCCTGTACATAATATGCAGCTGCCCTCAAAGAATGAGAATGTGATGGTAGAGATTCTGGATTTATCCTTTCTAATAACATTCCCAGCTCAGCTTCCTTCTTTGATCTAAGATATACTATCGCTAGGTTCAAATTAGCGAATGTCCAGAGTTCCCTCTCTTGTGACGTCTGAAACAAAGatgaaataatctttttaaatcttaGCCAATAAGTATTTCATATacttaacattataataatgtgtaaAGTTTAgctagaataaaaataaaaaattaaatattacatgtttGTGTAAATATAGATTAGAGAGaacaataatatgtataaaaatttaagttacttattataatatatgatataacgATTCTATTTTCTTACTCTGAGCGCAGCAGTGAACTGAGCCTCTGCAGCTTCCATACAATTCATAGACATTGCATATAAACCTAGTAATACATGTAATTGTGGTCTATGGCCTTGAAGTAACCTAGGCTGTCGCCTGCAAAGTTGGCATGCTTGAGAAATTTCCGTAAGAGCCAAGGTTTTATTTCCCATTACAAGTCgacacatgattatatgttccaagagcatTAATTGAAACACGGACAAAACAGGTTTATTATCGataactgtaaaaaaacaataaatataattataaatgtacaattacaatttaactataaatttaactgtaaaatagcaaatacaattcaatattaaattgatgcaaagagaataaaaagtaaaatataggGTGACGTGTCGTTCCGTGTGAAAGCAGTCATTTTGTAATCTTTTGTTTCATATATGCCttgatttacaaaaaaataaaagaatcgaaaataaatacaaaaattttaaatgtgatcTTTATAAATGGATGTATAAAgagaattgtattatttataataaattgttatggTAACAATTAggtatttcaattaattaaaagaaaacagccgtacttactttttagtttttcgaTTTGGGTAAGAGCTTTATCAGTATATTTTTGTGCCTTCTCCATATATCCGGCTTGCATCGAATGCATGACCGTTACTAAATAAACCAAGACATACAGTTGATCCTTCGGCATCCATATAAACATGTCTCCAATATTGGAGCCTGTGACTACGTCATCGGCAGGCCAACTAGGTGACATTATAGTCTGTATGCTTTGTTGCAATTGTTTTAGACAAGGTTTTACACTTTTCACCTATTttgataatgtaaaaaagatgGTTGTACAATATCTTTAAGAGTCACacagcaatattttaaaaaataaaattaatacttgtaACTATTCTTTTACCTGGCCTGCCATAAGATAGTGGCATACTTGAAGAACTAAAAAGTACACCTTAAGATAGTCTTTTTGATATGAATTGCCCTGCCAATTCTCTATATGGTGGTTTGCTGAATTTAACAGGGGATGAACTTCCGTGAACTTTTTATCGATCAACAACAACATACACCGACTTAAAAGGAAGAGAACTTTGGTGTAACAGGCGTTGCTTATGTGAGAATAATCAACACCAACCGCGAGCAAGCTACTCGCCGCGACAAAGTCCTTCTCCGAAGCATGAATTTGCTGCAATCCACAGGTCATCGTGAGGTAACGTCTCCTTGAGACGTTAGAAATTAAAGATCACTAAGCTTACCGCAAGTTGAAAGATAAGCCTGCAATGCCAGTAGACATTGTGCTGGGACAGTTCTATCGCCTTCCTCAAAATCGGTTTACTCAGGTtcggctgctgctgctgctcgtACAGCTCCGCAACGACGCTTGCCGCTTCGAACTTTACATCATCGAACGTATTTATATTCTGACTCAGCCGCcactaaaaagaaaataaacaagCGTCACAACAAAGGTGATAACATAATAGCTCCGTTTGTGGTATTTAGCTTTGTGAATCGCGATCGACATAAACGTTTGACTATTTGTTGTTATAGTTTGACACTAAGATGGGACGGGGAGAAAGGGGAGAGTTAGCTTTCACAAATTTGTTGTGGTCGCGCGTGGAGAGGTTAGGACTGACAGGCATGCGGAATCACGCAAATCGCGCGGGGTCAAGAAACGGAGAAGCGGGAGAGGACGGCTCGGAAGACGGAATTCGCTCGCGATACGGCGGGACCAACGTGCTAGATGGAGAGACTGACCGCTTGATCTAGATGGTATCGCGCCAAATCGATGTTTTTCGTATGCGTGAGCAGAATGTTGCCGAGCTGAAGGTGGGTGCGTGCCTCGACGCGCGGCGGCGGCTTGAAATGGAAGACCGCCTGCAGACACTGGATGCACGACTTGATGTTGGGCGGGCTCGACGTGCGGAAATTCTCGGCCAGGCCGAGCAACGACAGATACCAAGCGTCCTGGGAAGACGCCATTTTCACATTTCACAACACGAGCGACGAACGTAGTTAGCGATGGTCGGCGACGAGATCTCCACTCTACCCACCTCCTCCTGAGCCAATAATGCCAGAAAATATACGTCAGAACGAGGACGCCGCCGCTCGCTGTAAAACAGATGGAGGGGCTTGTgcgtacacgcgcgcgcatgcgCACGTTCGCGCAAATATGAAAGGAAGCCTGTCGCATGCGCGCTCGGAGATGCTCCATCTAGAAGTATCTAACTGGAGCATTTAGATTCCTAGATGATCCGGAATCGGTTCGACGATTCAAATCATGCGCGTCTTATCACTTCCCATATCCATATTtgttagtaatatttaaataaatttaattctttgattatatttttttatatctttctgGCTTTTTGGTACCATCACTATTTGTCTTCTTGTgcactattttattaaaatttgtgtttatctcttgttttttatttttgccgaagtttgttatctttttttagcaATTAAACATTcttatctaatattaaaaaaatacatttccataaaaaagcaatatttttctatttcatataacatttcaaataagatattaattttatttaataattataatccatgaattttacatatatttcgtcatttacttattttgacactcaataattattaagatatgactatattttgataactttgttaattaaacTCAATTCGAATCAAAGTCATTCTTAAGACAATATCGAAGGTTtgaatttctttgtttctacTTGCTCCATTCTGTTCTACATGTAAGACGTACatgtaagaatattttatggtACATCTAGCCATTAtgtaattgattattataatataaatattactgtcAAACAAACAGTATTTACTAATTacgctatatattttttaataaattagatcTTCGGCGAAAGGCAAATAGAATGTAAATCAATCGCCGACTTTTTtgatctataaaatttatgaagacTTCATATTAGTTATCGGCAAACGATGTGGAGGAAATTACACAATACCCGCACAAGAATCAAGAACATGGAATACGGGATTAACCGCATAATAATCGCATGAGAAACGTATTAGAATGCGCGCATTTGCAGCCCGCCTACATTACTTAGTCTAAGCTGAAcgagcgtttttttttattttttcatagacCGAGCAAATTCCGCGGGCGCGAGGCGATGCTTTTCCACGTCGATGTGGGAGATCCCCACCAGGTTACTCGACAAGCACCGAGTCCCCAGGCCAGCTGATCACCAGTCGTTTGTGATTTTCGAATCGCGCGGGACCGAACGCGCGCGTTCTCACCGATCTCTTTCCTTAATTTCTTTCCCTATCTCGCGCGATGTCCTCCGACCGGTGTGTGCTCGCGTTCCTCTTCGGTTTATTGGCGTTCCTTCCGCCGCGCGAGACCCACTGCGCGACGAACGTCACGGAGCAGATCCAGGCGGAGAACGCCCTGGCGAAGCTGGTGAAGATGTTCTCCAAACCGGGCGCGTTCAAGCGGGTAAGCCGGGTGACGTCGAAAAAAGTTAACAGGAAATTTGTTGCTCAAATTtcgatttattaattgttgtcACGTGGgactttttgaataaaaatattgtagatctttatatttatctcccctaaaaatttatttaaactttttatcctttcaaaaaatctcccgtaattataacaaaactcAAATTCTCCAACTCTGACATCGAACACAGTTCCTGAAAttcaaaactattattattgtttacgtttttttattcggttattattattagacaattttatttaataattattgttatttaagtttttaacaCGGTCATCAGTCATTCGAGATCTTTCAACGAAatcttgcattaaaatttaataaaatcattgtaAGCCAAagcgaattaaaaaatgtactagAATTACTTTCGGCAAAGCTCGGcttctttgaaatttaataagagaCAGAGTCACGAGTGCATCGGAGTCACGCGAGAgtcgaaaatggaaaaacacTCTTGGTGCCTCGGTGCCGAGGTGAAACGGTCGCCcggttttatttttctgtcgTGGTCCTCCCGCgagtcaaatttataattccaaGCAAATCGTCTCCCGCTCGTGATGCAACCATCGCATGAGAAATAAACGCGCGCGGCATACGGAAAGGAGAAATAATCACCGATGCGTCCTATTACGTCGTTCGTAATAACAAACGTGCCTCGCAACAGGATATTGAGGCCCTAGGTGCGCGTACACACCTGGTGTCTTTCTCCAAATAAAGCAAATTCGGACCACAGATTTTTATTCCCGTCGGTCTCGATTTTTACACTTGATCTCAATTCTTTTCAGTTTTTGGAATTAATTGATCGTAAATCTTCTCGCTGGAGTGGCGAGAGAAATTTTCGAGCTGCGagcaattaaaaacaaaaaaaaaaaacggaaagcTTTCTCGACCGTCGGATTCTCGGCAAACTGGGAGCGTAACgcgataattttttcaaaaagaaaaaaaatccgaTAGACGTTTGCGTGTTAATTAATGACTAACATTTGCCATCGAAATGAGAGTTTCGTAACAGCGGCGAGCGCTCGCGACGAATGGAATTCCACGCTCAGGTAGCGATATCATATATGATgacgaaataatttcttttttctcagaTCGACGCGATACTGGGCGAAAATACTATCGAGGCGTCATTCACGAGCTGTCCCATGGGCGAGGAGGGCCTAGAGTGCCGAAGGGCGGAAGCACGACGATCGGTCGACTGTCCTAGAGGTAAATCCCGCCGCCAGGATCCCAGCACCTGACCGCATTGCAGTCCGCGCGCGATACCGTTAGCGAGAGCTTCCTCGcaattacgaaaaaaaaaaagaaaaaagacatCGCTATTCGCTCTTTGACAATAGAGATTCTGACCTTGACAATATAGCCGCTCCCAGATGACTATGTTCGCCGACGCAGCGCGGCGTTGACGCCTCGCCTCTCGCATCCCGGTGACTAAAATACCTGGGGATATTATCACGAGGCGCAATAGAGCGCTATTTGATTACGAAAGGTGATTACGGGGAAATTCGGAGTGAGGCGACGAGATTAAAACTCGTGCACTCTCGAATTTGAATTCACTCCTCCGAACTTGTGAATTAATTTAACGACATATCTCCGCGATAACTGGAGTAAATGTGACCACTTGACATTGCGGGAAAGGAGAGCGTCGTAGCCGCATTTTAAGCCTGCATTGCGCATCGCACCTTTCTCTACGCGTAATGAGTTTAACAGAGAAAAATTTAGCTCAAGGCGAGGATTACGCTGTTTCAAGAGATTTCGAGGAAACGTCGGTGCGTTTTTCAAGGCGCGTCCGTTTGAAATGAGATATTAGAGCGACGAACATTTTAAAGCCAGAAACGCAAAACACATGTAACACTTTCCGCGTTTTATCAATGCTTGAGAAAGTCTTAATTGTTATAACTAGGTGAACACGTTACATGCAAGCGCTTTCGAGTGATGCGTGC
This genomic stretch from Monomorium pharaonis isolate MP-MQ-018 chromosome 4, ASM1337386v2, whole genome shotgun sequence harbors:
- the LOC105830888 gene encoding MAU2 chromatid cohesion factor homolog, with the translated sequence MASSQDAWYLSLLGLAENFRTSSPPNIKSCIQCLQAVFHFKPPPRVEARTHLQLGNILLTHTKNIDLARYHLDQAWRLSQNINTFDDVKFEAASVVAELYEQQQQPNLSKPILRKAIELSQHNVYWHCRLIFQLAQIHASEKDFVAASSLLAVGVDYSHISNACYTKVLFLLSRCMLLLIDKKFTEVHPLLNSANHHIENWQGNSYQKDYLKVYFLVLQVCHYLMAGQVKSVKPCLKQLQQSIQTIMSPSWPADDVVTGSNIGDMFIWMPKDQLYVLVYLVTVMHSMQAGYMEKAQKYTDKALTQIEKLKIIDNKPVLSVFQLMLLEHIIMCRLVMGNKTLALTEISQACQLCRRQPRLLQGHRPQLHVLLGLYAMSMNCMEAAEAQFTAALRTSQERELWTFANLNLAIVYLRSKKEAELGMLLERINPESLPSHSHSLRAAAYYVQGLQAFFGARYNEAKRYLRETLKMANSEDLNRLTSCSLVLLGHIFLSLGNSRESMNMVTPAMQLASKIPDVHVQLWATAILKDLYRMCNEQSRETEAYQMHCTFSQTLLKDHFQSTQKSEHSLIHWIDGPVPALPTNPPPSTSQAIL
- the LOC105830889 gene encoding uncharacterized protein LOC105830889 — translated: MSSDRCVLAFLFGLLAFLPPRETHCATNVTEQIQAENALAKLVKMFSKPGAFKRIDAILGENTIEASFTSCPMGEEGLECRRAEARRSVDCPRGDCFCYDCAAAGPDLWASCCRESLRCCSHLAAACRTCDHPTLYPFCAKHFKKCLTQYNEKKGN